From a single Nymphaea colorata isolate Beijing-Zhang1983 chromosome 4, ASM883128v2, whole genome shotgun sequence genomic region:
- the LOC116252564 gene encoding transcription factor PCL1-like, with the protein MGEDEEMVDFDAAQERVVDWEQGLPTLEDLTPLSQTLIPPELALAFTITLDPCRTILDVNRASQNTITRLRHRVNPLSENLKSGRGRGGGTGKGKGEGDGKGTGRRREPVGGNWEGERGGGTERGKGEEDEKGEGDGKEEGARRGNWEGERGGGTEKGKGEGARGGKWEMEGELGSWRKTGRGKEMGSGEG; encoded by the coding sequence ATGGGAGAAGATGAGGAAATGGTCGATTTTGATGCCGCGCAGGAGAGGGTGGTCGACTGGGAGCAGGGTTTGCCGACCTTGGAGGATTTGACGCCCCTCTCGCAGACGCTGATCCCACCGGAGCTCGCTTTGGCTTTCACCATCACATTGGATCCTTGTCGGACCATCCTGGATGTGAACCGTGCTTCCCAAAACACCATCACAAGGCTCCGGCACCGTGTCAACCCGCTCTCTGAAAATCTAAAATCGGGAAGGGGGAGGGGAGGGGGAactgggaaggggaagggggagggagatggGAAGGGGACGGGAAGGAGGAGGGAGCCCGTCGGGGGGAACTGGGAAGGGGAAAGGGGAGGGGGAACTGagagggggaagggggaggAAGACGAGAAGGGGGAAGGGGACGGGAAGGAGGAGGGAGCCCGTCGGGGGAACTGGGAAGGGGAAAGGGGAGGGGGAACTgagaaggggaagggggagggagccCGTGGGGGGAAGTGGGAAATGGAGGGGGAACTAGGAAGTTGGAGGAAGAcgggaagggggaaggagatGGGAAGTGGGGAAGGCTGA